One region of Mugil cephalus isolate CIBA_MC_2020 chromosome 17, CIBA_Mcephalus_1.1, whole genome shotgun sequence genomic DNA includes:
- the LOC125023215 gene encoding snake venom 5'-nucleotidase-like: MGFRSRPRALRSWLGLVQLLSCWSAASTFEVTILHTNDNHARIEETSEDSGKCLKQGSCFAGVARRFTKVSEIRKKEKNVLFLDAGDQFQGTIWFNYYKGAEAAHFMNKLGYDAMAFGNHEFDNGVEGLIEPFLQNVKCDVVSSNIKPDHTLAANLSGYYQPYTVFSVGSEKVAVVGYTTTETPFLSMPGQHLKFEDEVESLQVQVDKLKTLGYNKIIALGHSGFKVDQEIARRVRGVDVVIGGHTNTFLYTGTPPSTEKAEGPYPVWVRSNDNRDVPVVQAFAFGKYLGYLKVTFDEAGNVIKAVGNPILMDSSIAQDPGVLAEVEKWRKNVTQFSSQYIGQTLVYLNGTFEECRFRECNLGNLICDAMIYHNTKYSSDLRWNHVSMCMLNSGAIRTAIDERYKNGSVTMEEILTVLPFGGTFDLVQINGSTVKKAFEHSVHRYGSKSGEFLQVSGIHVEFDISKPVNQRVVSLSMLCTECRVPKYEPLDLQKTYTVVMPSYMVNGGDNYGMVKEELVQHNKGDKDISVLSDYISDMKRVYPAVEGRIKVRNSAAFTVHSLGLFLPSLCLSLNL, encoded by the exons ATGGGCTTCAGGTCTCGTCCGCGCGCTCTCCGGAGCTGGCTCGGCCTCGTCCAGCTTTTAAGCTGCTGGAGCGCAGCGTCGACCTTCGAGGTGACAATACTTCACACCAACGACAATCACGCACGCATCGAGGAGACCAGCGAGGACTCGGGAAAGTGCCTAAAGCAGGGTAGCTGCTTCGCCGGGGTCGCAAGGAGGTTCACGAAAGTCTCGGAGATTcggaaaaaggagaaaaatgtgttgtttctggATGCTGGGGACCAATTCCAGGGAACCATCTGGTTCAACTACTATAAAGGCGCTGAAGCAGCACATTTCATGAACAAACTTGGCTATGATGCCATG GCTTTTGGAAACCACGAGTTTGACAATGGAGTGGAGGGTCTGATCGAGCCCTTCCTCCAGAATGTCAAGTGCGACGTGGTGAGTTCCAACATCAAACCTGACCACACCCTGGCTGCAAATCTTAGTGGCTACTATCAGCCCTACACAGTCTTCAGTGTGGGCTCAGAGAAAGTGGCCGTGGTTGGCTACACCACAACAGAGACCCCCTTCTTATCCATGCCAG GACAGCACCTGAAGTTTGAGGATGAGGTGGAGTCGCTTCAGGTTCAGGTCGATAAGCTCAAGACTCTGGGCTACAATAAAATCATTGCCCTGGGACACTCCGGCTTTAAAGTGGATCAAGAAATTGCCAGGCGCGTGAGAGGAGTTGATGTTGTTATTGGAGGACACACCAACACGTTCCTCTACACCG gaacGCCCCCATCCACTGAAAAGGCAGAAGGTCCATATCCAGTTTGGGTAAGGTCTAACGATAACAGAGATGTACCCGTGGTCCAAGCCTTTGCCTTCGGGAAGTATCTTGGATACTTAAAAGTCACCTTTGATGAGGCTGGTAATGTGATAAAAGCAGTTGGAAACCCCATCCTAATGGACAGCAGCATAGCTCAAG ACCCTGGAGTCCTTGCTGAAGTCGAGAAGTGGAGGAAAAACGTAACTCAGTTTTCATCGCAGTACATTGGACAAACCTTAGTCTACCTGAACGGGACATTCGAAGAGTGTCGATTTCGGGAGTGTAACCTTGGAAACCTAATCTGTGACGCTATG ATTTATCATAATACAAAGTATTCAAGCGATCTGCGGTGGAATCACGTTAGCATGTGTATGCTGAATAGTGGGGCCATAAGGACAGCGATAGACGAGCGCTACAAAAACG GTTCCGTAACGATGGAGGAGATCCTCACCGTGCTGCCGTTCGGAGGAACCTTCGACTTGGTCCAGATAAATGGATCGACGGTGAAAAAGGCATTCGAACACTCTGTCCACAGATATGGCAGCAAGTCGGGGGAATTTCTTCAAGTCTCAG GTATTCATGTGGAGTTTGACATCTCCAAGCCAGTGAACCAGCGCGTGGTATCGTTGTCGATGCTCTGCACTGAGTGCCGTGTGCCGAAGTATGAACCACTAGACCTGCAGAAGACGTACACCGTGGTCATGCCTTCATACATGGTTAATGGAGGCGATAACTATGGCATGGTCAAGGAGGAGTTGGTGCAGCACAACAAGG GTGATAAGGACATTTCTGTATTGTCCGACTACATCTCGGATATGAAGCGCGTGTACCCTGCAGTGGAAGGCCGCATCAAAGTCAGGAACTCGGCTGCCTTCACAGTCCACAGCCTCGGCTTGTTCCTCCCCAGCCTATGCCTGTCTCTGAACCTCTAA